The following coding sequences are from one Lolium rigidum isolate FL_2022 chromosome 6, APGP_CSIRO_Lrig_0.1, whole genome shotgun sequence window:
- the LOC124663475 gene encoding uncharacterized protein LOC124663475 yields MEVEMEVEGKDEEAGREMAPKKLRIRGEANRTYDKGVRQPSSMLGALIRMYWLGFYTPVPGGEKKLAETWADYEAANCPGFGKTSDAVYTKLWTHYKVSDDMVEHGKVVLTRACQRLTRQQWYNQKHTCIGHFKAEHDMRVKKANNIRDDTQLTKDDYMKVMPLWCKNKDDTFEALVARWVGEDANFNAKSARNKANRGTGGTRSAGSRNTERYRKHKVHIYMEQLAFISPHITT; encoded by the exons atggaggtggagatggaggtggagggaaAAGACGAGGAGGCGGGGAGGGAGATGGCGCCGAAGAAGTTGCGCATTCGTGGTGAAGC CAATCGAACATATGACAAGGGGGTTCGCCAGCCGTCGAGCATGCTTGGAGCTCTTATTAGGATGTATTGGCTGGGCTTTTACACTCCGGTCCCTggcggcgagaagaagctagccgagacttgggcggactatgaggcagCGAACTGCCCGGGCTTTGGGAAAACTTCTGACGCCGTGTATACCAAGCTTTGG ACCCATTATAAGGTGTCTGATgatatggttgagcatgggaaggtGGTACTGACTAGGGCTTGTCAGAGGTTGACACGGCAGCAGTGGTACAATCAGAAGCATACCTGCATCGGGCACTTCAAGGCTGAGCATGACATGAGGGTCAAGAAGGCTAACAATATCAGGGACGATACCCAGCTGACGAAGGATGATTACATGAAG GTTATGCCTCTGTGGTGCAAAAATAAGGACGACACATTTGAGGCGTTGGTAGCGAGGTGGGTTGGCGAAGACGCCAACTTCAACGCCAAGAGCGCGCGCAACAAGGCAAACCGTGGCACCGGAGGAACACGGAGTGCGGGAAGCCGCAACACTGAGCGCTACAGGAAGCACaaggtacatatatacatggaacaacttgcatttATTTCCCCTCATATTACTACTTGA